In Populus nigra chromosome 1, ddPopNigr1.1, whole genome shotgun sequence, one genomic interval encodes:
- the LOC133687772 gene encoding E3 ubiquitin-protein ligase SPL2 isoform X1 codes for MSSRSHEQALAALLSQLALSFDGAILGAALAYAAVRSILNYTANSKSLAKISKAPTLSLSDLRSLLQNHDQDHQDHEQNLVIVRGIVEAKSAVEWTWKESFRPPNVLLSHNSAYKAVILQKTQTCIYNEWKGFLGWTSELRAIFGRSLKEQETTLLRTVPFILVEGAQWPRSDYVIVNMVGSVHPLPLTTVYHQLQRIAASRYTFIQALFGHEYPVGVLHEEKILPLGKCISAVGICNSRKGIPEIKSCKDLPYFLADITKDQMVADLAFTAKIQLWSGIVLGSLSIGVLGFAVMRNWNKWQAWRQRHSHLPSHTTIDADVSRIDEDEAGDVPDGQLCVICLTRRRRSAFIPCGHLACCHFCAISVESEASTALLFFLFGKKLADISHLGRRKQSQEPINWFFVIASMMGKVEIGREFVIVIDPCRRRR; via the exons ATGTCATCACGTTCCCATGAGCAAGCACTGGCCGCCCTGCTATCCCAACTTGCTCTCTCCTTCGACGGAGCAATTCTCGGGGCAGCTCTTGCCTACGCCGCCGTacgttcaattctcaattacaCTGCAAATTCCAAATCCCTTGCCAAAATCAGCAAGGCACCCACTCTCTCCCTCTCCGACCTCCGATCGCTCCTTCAAAATCACGATCAAGACCACCAGGACCATGAGCAGAACCTCGTAATTGTCAGAGGAATCGTTGAGGCTAAATCAGCCGTTGAATGGACATGGAAGGAGAGCTTTAGACCCCCCAATGTCTTGCTTTCTCATAATTCTGCTTATAAGGCGGTTATTCTTCAAAAAACTCAAACT TGTATATACAACGAATGGAAGGGCTTTTTAGGATGGACTTCCGAGTTGCGGGCTATCTTTGGCAGATCTTTGAAAGAACAAGAAACAACCTTATTAAGAACG GTTCCTTTTATACTAGTTGAAGGTGCTCAATGGCCACGGTCTGATTATGTTATCGTGAACATGGTCGGATCAGTACACCCCCTACCTCTTACGACTGTTTATCATCAGTTGCAACGAATTGCTGCTTCTCGTTATACATTCATTCAGGCACTTTTTGGTCATGAATACCCT GTTGGGGTGCTTCACGAGGAGAAAATCCTGCCATTAGGGAAGTGTATCAGTGCTGTTGGCATTTGCAATTCTAGAAAAGGAATTCCTGAGATAAAATCTTGCAAGGATCTTCCCTATTTTCT GGCTGACATTACCAAAGATCAAATGGTGGCAGATCTTGCCTTCACGGCGAAAATACAGCTATGGAGTGGTATTGTTCTTGGTTCACTTTCAATTGGGGTCCTTGGCTTCGCTGTTATGAG GAACTGGAATAAATGGCAAGCGTGGAGGCAAAGACACTCTCACCTGCCGAGCCATACTACCATTGATGCAGATGTCTCTCGGATTGATGAAGATGAAGCAGgagatgtgccagatggacagTTGTGTGTGATCTGCTTGACGAGGAGAAGGCGATCTGCATTCATTCCCTGTGGGCATCTTGCATGCTGTCATTTCTGTGCTATATCAGTTGAAAGTGAG GCAAGTACTGCCctgttatttttcctttttgggaAAAAACTGGCAGATATCAGCCATCTCGGTCGGAGAAAACAGTCTCAAGAGCCAATTAATTGGTTTTTCGTAATTGCATCTATGATGGGAAAGGTCGAGATTGGAAGGGAATTTGTCATTGTTATCGACCCCTGTCGAAGGAGAAGGTAG
- the LOC133691183 gene encoding transcription initiation factor TFIID subunit 9, with translation MAEGEEDMPRDAKIVKSLLKSMGVEDYEPRVVHQFLELWYRYVVDVLTDAQVYSEHANKTAIDCDDVKLAIQSKVNFSFSQPPPREVLLELARNRNKIPLPKSIAGPGIPLPPEQDTLISPNYQLAIPKKRTAQAIEETEEDEESADPNQSQEQKTDPPQLTPQRVSFPLTKRPK, from the exons ATGGCGGAGGGAGAAGAAGACATGCCAAGGGATGCCAAGATTGTGAAATCATTGCTTAAATCAATGGGTGTCGAGGATTATGAACCTCGTGTTGTGCATCAGTTTTTGGAGTTGTGGTATCGTTATGTTGTTGATGTGTTGACAGATGCACAGGTTTATTCAGAGCATGCTAACAAAACTGCAATTGACTGTGATGATGTCAAGCTTGCTATTCAATCTAAAGTCAATTTCAGCTTCTCGCAACCCCCACCTAGAGAG GTTTTACTAGAGTTGGCCAGAAATAGGAACAAAATCCCGTTGCCTAAGTCAATAGCTGGGCCTGGTATCCCTCTTCCACCCGAGCAGGACACGTTGATCAGTCCAAACTATCAACTTGCTATCCCAAAGAAGCGGACGGCCCAGGCAATAGAAGAGACAGAGGAGGATGAAGAAAGTGCTGATCCCAACCAATCACAAGAACAGAAGACGGATCCTCCACAGCTTACTCCTCAAAGAGTATCCTTTCCCCTCACCAAACGTCCCAAGTGA
- the LOC133687772 gene encoding E3 ubiquitin-protein ligase SPL2 isoform X2 produces MSSRSHEQALAALLSQLALSFDGAILGAALAYAAVRSILNYTANSKSLAKISKAPTLSLSDLRSLLQNHDQDHQDHEQNLVIVRGIVEAKSAVEWTWKESFRPPNVLLSHNSAYKAVILQKTQTCIYNEWKGFLGWTSELRAIFGRSLKEQETTLLRTVPFILVEGAQWPRSDYVIVNMVGSVHPLPLTTVYHQLQRIAASRYTFIQALFGHEYPVGVLHEEKILPLGKCISAVGICNSRKGIPEIKSCKDLPYFLADITKDQMVADLAFTAKIQLWSGIVLGSLSIGVLGFAVMRNWNKWQAWRQRHSHLPSHTTIDADVSRIDEDEAGDVPDGQLCVICLTRRRRSAFIPCGHLACCHFCAISVESEVSPKCPLCRQAIRNSIRVFEC; encoded by the exons ATGTCATCACGTTCCCATGAGCAAGCACTGGCCGCCCTGCTATCCCAACTTGCTCTCTCCTTCGACGGAGCAATTCTCGGGGCAGCTCTTGCCTACGCCGCCGTacgttcaattctcaattacaCTGCAAATTCCAAATCCCTTGCCAAAATCAGCAAGGCACCCACTCTCTCCCTCTCCGACCTCCGATCGCTCCTTCAAAATCACGATCAAGACCACCAGGACCATGAGCAGAACCTCGTAATTGTCAGAGGAATCGTTGAGGCTAAATCAGCCGTTGAATGGACATGGAAGGAGAGCTTTAGACCCCCCAATGTCTTGCTTTCTCATAATTCTGCTTATAAGGCGGTTATTCTTCAAAAAACTCAAACT TGTATATACAACGAATGGAAGGGCTTTTTAGGATGGACTTCCGAGTTGCGGGCTATCTTTGGCAGATCTTTGAAAGAACAAGAAACAACCTTATTAAGAACG GTTCCTTTTATACTAGTTGAAGGTGCTCAATGGCCACGGTCTGATTATGTTATCGTGAACATGGTCGGATCAGTACACCCCCTACCTCTTACGACTGTTTATCATCAGTTGCAACGAATTGCTGCTTCTCGTTATACATTCATTCAGGCACTTTTTGGTCATGAATACCCT GTTGGGGTGCTTCACGAGGAGAAAATCCTGCCATTAGGGAAGTGTATCAGTGCTGTTGGCATTTGCAATTCTAGAAAAGGAATTCCTGAGATAAAATCTTGCAAGGATCTTCCCTATTTTCT GGCTGACATTACCAAAGATCAAATGGTGGCAGATCTTGCCTTCACGGCGAAAATACAGCTATGGAGTGGTATTGTTCTTGGTTCACTTTCAATTGGGGTCCTTGGCTTCGCTGTTATGAG GAACTGGAATAAATGGCAAGCGTGGAGGCAAAGACACTCTCACCTGCCGAGCCATACTACCATTGATGCAGATGTCTCTCGGATTGATGAAGATGAAGCAGgagatgtgccagatggacagTTGTGTGTGATCTGCTTGACGAGGAGAAGGCGATCTGCATTCATTCCCTGTGGGCATCTTGCATGCTGTCATTTCTGTGCTATATCAGTTGAAAGTGAGGTATCCCCCAAATGCCCTCTCTGTAGGCAGGCAATCCGAAATTCTATCAGGGTTTTTGAATGTTGA
- the LOC133672683 gene encoding probable GTP diphosphokinase RSH2, chloroplastic, with protein MAVPTIALYASPPSSVCSTPYPCQINAHANYDFELNSRSSSTASSSASSSQKPIVGGLSRLFSSPAVKHASFAGDREELGWHDRGDELKELSSSFCYTPSKCLAGSSIKRDQSPVSVLQGQVSCSSSPPMRIARERSGCDVGFQSSIHGSFRSGANGLFNGFVRNALGSCVDYDSPSFEVHSNGIDEDSSSVVVDELTFSMEDSCVDANYEPYAKELLFGAQSRHKIFCDDFVIKAFHEAEKAHKGQMRATGDPYLQHCVETAVLLAIIGANSTVVAAGLLHDTLDDSFLSYDHIFKTFGAGVADLVEGVSKLSQLSKLARENNTASKTVEADRLHTMFLAMADARAVLIKLADRLHNMMTLDALPLVKQQRFAKETSEIFAPLANRLGISSWKEQLENLCFKHLNPDQHKDLSARLVDSFDEAMIVSAKEKLEKALTDEAISYDLSGRHKSLYSTYCKMLKKKLNMDQIHDIHGLRLIVENNEDCYRALRVVQRLWSEVPGKFKDYINNPKFNGYRSLHTVVMGEGTVPLEVQIRTREMHLQAEFGFAAHWRYKEGDSKHSSFVLQMVEWARWVITWQCETMSKDHSFIGCGDSIKPPCTFPSHSDGCPYSYKPHCGQDGPVFVIMIESDKMSVQEFPANSTVMDLLERAGRTSSRWSPYGFPVKEELRPRLNHRPVYDVTCKLKMGDVVELTPAIPDKSLSDYREEIQRMYERGSAAVSNTVPAVSGTVGWRS; from the exons ATGGCAGTCCCAACAATAGCTTTATACGCGAGCCCACCTAGTAGCGTGTGTTCAACACCATATCCATGCCAAATCAACGCACACgcaaattatgattttgaattgaattcaagATCTTCATCAACAGCTTCGTCTAGTGCATCTTCCTCTCAGAAACCAATTGTTGGTGGTTTATCTCGTTTGTTTTCATCCCCAGCAGTGAAACATGCATCATTTGCGGGTGATAGAGAGGAGCTGGGGTGGCATGATAGAGGAGACGAATTGAAGGAATTGAGTAGTTCATTTTGCTACACACCAAGTAAATGCCTTGCTGGGTCTTCTATAAAGAGGGATCAAAGTCCGGTTTCGGTTCTGCAAGGTCAAGTCTCTTGTTCTAGTAGTCCTCCTATGAGGATTGCTAGAGAAAGGAGTGGTTGTGATGTGGGTTTTCAGAGTTCAATTCATGGGTCGTTTCGCAGTGGGGCTAATGGGCTCTTTAATGGGTTTGTGAGGAATGCATTAGGGTCTTGTGTTGATTATGATTCTCCGAGTTTTGAGGTTCACAGTAATGGTATTGATGAAGATTCATCTTCTGTTGTTGTGGATGAATTGACTTTTAGTATGGAGGATAGTTGTGTGGACGCTAATTATGAGCCTTATGCTAAGGAGCTGTTGTTTGGCGCACAATCAAGGCACAAAattttttgtgatgattttgtGATCAAGGCTTTTCACGAGGCTGAGAAAGCACATAAGGGACAG ATGCGAGCCACTGGGGATCCTTATTTGCAGCATTGTGTAGAGACTGCAGTTCTGCTTGCGATCATTGGTGCCAATTCCACAGTGGTTGCTGCAGGGCTTTTACATGACACTTTGGATGATTCTTTCCTAAGCTATGACCACATATTTAAAACATTTGGAGCTGGGGTGGCTGATTTGGTTGAAGGG GTCTCTAAGCTTAGCCAACTGAGCAAGCTTGCTCGTGAGAACAATACAGCAAGCAAAACTGTTGAGGCAGATCGCTTGCACACCATGTTCCTTGCCATGGCAGATGCTAGGGCTGTCCTGATTAAATTAGCTGATCGATTGCATAATATGATGACGCTAGATGCATTGCCTTTGGTGAAGCAACAGAGATTTGCTAAAGAGACTTCGGAGATATTTGCTCCCTTGGCCAATCGTTTAGGAATCTCCAGTTGGAAAGAGCAGTTAGAAAATCTTTGTTTTAAGCATCTCAACCCAGATCAGCACAAAGATTTGTCTGCTAGACTTGTGGACTCTTTTGATGAGGCAATGATTGTTTCTGCTAAAGAGAAATTAGAGAAAGCTCTTACGGATGAAGCCATTTCTTACGATCTATCTGGAAGGCATAAAAGCTTATATAGCACTTATTGCAAAATGTTGAA GAAAAAGCTGAACATGGATCAGATCCATGATATTCATGGGTTGCGTCTGATTGTTGAAAATAATGAAGACTGCTATAGAGCATTGAGAGTTGTTCAGCGTTTATGGTCCGAAGTACCTGGAAAATTCAAAGACTATATAAATAATCCCAAGTTCAATGG GTATCGATCTCTTCATACAGTAGTAATGGGTGAGGGCACAGTGCCACTTGAAGTTCAGATTCGAACAAGGGAGATGCATCTGCAAGCAGAGTTTGGATTTGCAGCTCATTGGAGGTACAAGGAAGGTGATAGCAAGCACTCCTCATTTGTGCTTCAGATGGTTGAGTGGGCAAGATGGGTCATAACCTGGCAGTGCGAGACAATGAGCAAAGATCATTCTTTCATTGGCTGTGGTGATTCCATAAAGCCTCCATGCACATTCCCTTCACATTCTGATGGCTGCCCATATTCTTACAAGCCTCACTGTGGGCAAGATGGACCTGTCTTCGTCATTATGATTGAGAGTGATAAG ATGTCTGTGCAAGAGTTTCCTGCAAACTCAACAGTGATGGATCTGCTGGAAAGGGCTGGGCGTACGAGTTCAAGATGGTCCCCATATGGGTTTCCCGTGAAGGAAGAGTTGAGGCCAAGGCTGAACCATCGGCCAGTGTATGATGTGACTTGCAAGCTAAAGATGGGGGATGTCGTGGAGCTAACTCCAGCTATACCTGACAAATCTTTGTCCGACTACAGGGAAGAGATTCAGCGCATGTATGAACGTGGCTCAGCCGCTGTTTCAAACACAGTTCCTGCTGTTAGCGGCACTGTTGGATGGAGAAGTTGA
- the LOC133687762 gene encoding protein NODULATION SIGNALING PATHWAY 1-like — MNSTPNPIEYALYRLLPEREIKSTRSVLCSIAPFPSCVKQKMTIEESEPSHTSDHVLDWLEDSVSFVPSYFDDPYNTADTNPYQWWDQAEEFYQDLVNTNASLSSSITTSTTTNINTTSLVPPIAPTLSNHPQSTTSNKKRKDPEDPVTKTSQNHHQRKNPNNWINKKQQDGEAVVVVKKSNGNKKTTNKGTGINGNNGNNKEGRWAEQLLNPCAAAIPIGNMSRVQHLLYVLHELASLTGDANHRLAAYGLRALTHHLSSSSTLSSASTGTITFASTEPKFFQKSLLKFYEVSPWFAFPHNIANASILQVLAQEQDPRRNLHVLDIGVSHGVQWPTLLEALTRRPGGPPPLVRITVITAASENDQTTETPFSIGPPGDNFSSRLLGFAKSMNINLQIKRLDNHSLQKLSGRIIDTKPDEALIVCAQFRLHHLNHNTPDERTEFLRVLRRLEPKGVILTENNMDCSCNSCGDFATGFSRRVEYLWRFLDSTSSAFKGRESVERRMMEGEAAKALTNRGEMNEGKEKWCERMRGVGFVGELFGEDAIDGARALLRKYDSNWEMRGEGKDGCVGLWWKGQPVSFCSLWKLDMKGSESKL; from the coding sequence ATGAACAGCACACCGAACCCTATAGAATATGCTCTCTACCGTCTCCTTCCAGAAAGAGAAATTAAGTCTACGAGATCTGTCCTCTGTTCCATTGCACCTTTTCCATCCTGTGTCAAGCAGAAAATGACCATTGAAGAATCAGAGCCAAGCCATACATCAGATCACGTATTGGATTGGCTAGAGGATTCAGTATCGTTCGTGCCATCTTACTTTGATGATCCGTACAACACAGCCGATACCAATCCCTATCAATGGTGGGATCAAGCAGAAGAGTTTTACCAGGATCTAGTCAACACCAACGCTAGTCTCAGCAGCAGCATAACCACAAGCACCACCACAAATATCAATACAACTAGCCTAGTACCACCAATTGCTCCCACCTTATCTAATCACCCACAATCGACCACTTCAAACAAGAAACGGAAAGATCCTGAAGACCCGGTTACCAAAACGTCCCAGAATCATCATCAGAGAAAGAATCCAAATAATTGGATAAACAAGAAACAGCAAGATGGTGAAGCAGTGGTAGTagtgaaaaaatcaaatggaaatAAGAAAACCACCAACAAGGGTACAGGTATTAACGGCAATAACGGTAACAACAAGGAAGGGAGATGGGCAGAACAGTTACTCAATCCTTGTGCAGCCGCTATCCCTATTGGAAACATGTCACGGGTGCAGCACCTTCTGTATGTACTCCATGAGCTAGCCTCATTAACTGGCGATGCTAACCACAGGCTAGCAGCTTATGGTCTTCGAGCACTGACTCACCACCTATCATCCTCCTCAACCTTGTCCTCAGCATCTACAGGAACCATTACTTTTGCTTCTACTGAGCCAAAGTTCTTTCAAAAATCTTTACTCAAATTCTACGAGGTGAGTCCTTGGTTTGCCTTCCCTCACAACATTGCTAATGCATCTATCCTTCAAGTTCTTGCACAGGAACAAGATCCTAGGCGAAACCTTCATGTTCTTGATATTGGGGTATCCCATGGTGTACAGTGGCCTACACTTCTTGAGGCCTTGACTCGCCGTCCTGGAGGACCTCCTCCTCTAGTACGCATCACAGTCATCACGGCCGCTTCTGAAAATGATCAAACCACTGAGACCCCGTTTTCAATAGGTCCACCTGGAGACAATTTTTCCTCCAGACTACTAGGTTTTGCCAAGTCTATGAACATCAATTTGCAAATCAAAAGGCTTGATAACCACTCATTACAAAAACTTAGTGGACGAATAATAGACACCAAACCCGACGAAGCATTAATAGTTTGTGCGCAATTCAGACTCCATCATTTAAACCACAACACACCAGATGAAAGAACTGAGTTCTTGAGAGTTCTGAGAAGGTTGGAGCCAAAAGGCGTGATACTCACCGAAAACAATATGGATTGTAGCTGCAACAGTTGTGGGGATTTTGCAACAGGATTTTCAAGGAGAGTAGAGTATTTATGGAGATTTTTGGACTCGACAAGCTCAGCTTTCAAAGGCCGAGAGAGTGTCGAAAGACGGATGATGGAAGGCGAGGCAGCGAAGGCCTTGACAAATCGTGGAGAGATgaatgaaggaaaagaaaaatggtgtGAGAGGATGAGAGGGGTGGGATTTGTTGGCGAGTTGTTTGGAGAAGACGCCATTGATGGAGCTCGAGCACTGTTGAGGAAGTATGATAGTAACTGGGAGATGAGAGGGGAAGGGAAAGATGGCTGTGTGGGGTTATGGTGGAAAGGGCAGCCTGTTTCTTTTTGTTCACTATGGAAGTTAGATATGAAAGGAAGTGAGTCGAAACTTTAG
- the LOC133696998 gene encoding uncharacterized protein LOC133696998, which yields MDSTKLLHPFTFYLSTALAIFRYLQTGFFGLKRIPIFFTIVDTVISLYFRLCGLSPFTIDLDDQTTMHFWTSNHRRFNKPNLVMIHGYGGDARWQFVYQVRSLSQNFNLYVPDLLFFGKSSSKRSGRTDTFQARCLAECLKRLGVDRFSVYSISYGGFVACRIAEIFPKEVEKVVIVSSGVVSSDDQIEEQIKKIGRDPAAILLPEHPQDLRFLVNLSVYKCKPLRWLPDIFLQEFINAMVNHQRKEKLELLEHLLAKKADIRLPILTQETLLIWGDQDNVFPVNLAYQLQRHLGPKSRVKIIKDIGHAANIESPDAVNDLITSFVLGRSKWDIPSVSEKSSLSQVY from the exons ATGGACTCGACCAAGCTTTTGCACCCTTTCACCTTCTATCTCTCCACCGCGTTGGCCATTTTTCGGTACCTCCAAACCGGTTTCTTTGGCCTGAAACGGATTCCGATCTTTTTCACCATAGTTGATACAGTGATTTCATTGTACTTCAGGTTATGTGGCCTTTCACCTTTCACCATTGATTTAGACGATCAAACCACGATGCATTTTTGGACCTCCAATCATAGGAGGTTCAACAAACCTAATCTAGTCATGATCCATGGCTATGGTGGTGATGCGCGGTGGCAATTTGTCTATCAAGTGCGTTCTCTGTCGCAAAACTTTAATTTGTATGTTCCAGATTTATTGTTTTTCGGCAAGTCTTCTTCGAAGAGATCAGGCCGAACTGATACTTTCCAAGCAAGGTGTTTGGCTGAATGTTTGAAAAGATTGGGCGTAGACAGGTTCTCTGTGTACTCAATTAGCTATGGAGGGTTTGTGGCATGTCGGATTGCTGAAATTTTTCCAAAGGAGGTGGAGAAGGTCGTGATTGTGAGTAGTGGGGTAGTTTCCAGTGATGATCAGATAGAGGAGCAGATCAAGAAAATTGGAAGAGATCCAGCAGCGATACTTTTGCCTGAACATCCACAAGATCTAAGGTTCTTGGTAAACCTATCAGTATACAAGTGCAAGCCCTTGAGGTGGCTTCCTGATATATTCCTTCAGGAGTTTATCAAC GCAATGGTTAATCATCAGAGAAAGGAAAAATTAGAGCTACTGGAGCACTTGCTGGCCAAAAAAGCTGATATACGCCTTCCCATTCTAACACAG GAAACACTGCTAATATGGGGTGATCAGGATAATGTGTTCCCAGTAAACTTGGCCTATCAATTGCAGAG GCACCTGGGACCAAAATCAAGGGTAAAGATAATCAAGGATATAGGCCATGCGGCCAATATAGAGTCGCCCGATGCTGTGAATGATCTGATAACATCATTTGTTTTGGGTCGATCCAAATGGGATATCCCATCAGTTTCTGAAAAATCCAGTCTCAGTCAAGTGTATTAG